Part of the Oscillatoria salina IIICB1 genome, GCATAGTTGGGAAAACTGAAGGGAAAAGTGAGACAGAAACGATTATCGCCGCACGGAACTTTTTCAACAAAGTTCGCGATACATTTCCTAACGGTTATCCTCTGGAAGCTTGTCAAAATGCCAATCAACTAGCCTTGCTACGTTTGCCTTTTTTAACTGGAGAAACAGGAGATATTCACGATGGATTAACCGCAGGAGTAATTGCCGAATTTCGTCGCCAAATTACTCAATTGCAAACTATAACTGCGACTGAAATTCCGGGTCAAGTAGGGGTACAAATCGATCCTTGGATACCTCAAGTTGGGAATTTTCAAGAATTATTTCGCGCCCTCGTTTGCCATCCTACACCTGCGGCAGTAGCAATTAATTTGCGTCCGACTCAACTAACTCGCGAAGAATCAGCTTATATAGCTAACCAAGCCCGACTTTATGCTAATATTGCTAGCGTGAGTCGCACCGAAAGTAGCCAAAATCGCGTTCTTTCTAGTAGTTTTCAATATCAAGAAAAGCTAATCGAAGCTGAAGCAGCATCCCAAGCCTGGACGAAGTTACAAACCGCTTGGCGTAATCCGTTTGAAATGACCGTCAGCATTATTTCCCAGTCTAGTTTACCTCAATCAGTGGTTGCTGCCTTGCAAAGTGCGATCGCCGGAACTTCCCCATCTCCAAGCGCAACTAAAGCCGTAGGAGAAATTATTATCGCCCAACGCGAAGCCCAAAAAATGGCACTGAGGCAGAACTGGGTCGATCTTACTCTACATCACTGGGCAAATACCTATAACTTAGATCGTTTGCCGTGGTTATTTAGCCCCGAAGAAGTTCACAGCATTTTCCGTTTAGCGATCGCCGATCGCGCAGGTGTTTGGGGCTTACCTTCCGCCCCTGGCGCTCAAAATGCTCGTCGTCCGAATAAAATCAGAGATATTCCTGCCGATCTTAACCTTGGTGGATTACAACTAAGTAAAAAACAATTAACTCAACATTTATTAATTTGCGGCGTTCCTGGTAGCGGTAAAACTAACACTTCTCTTTATTTATTAGAGACCTTATGGCGGCAACATCAAGTTCCTTGGATGGTTTTAGAACCTGCTAAAACTGAATATCGCGGACTAAAAGCGGTTACTTCTTTACAAGATGATTTGCTCATTTTTTCTTTAGGAGACGAAAGAGTTGCTCCTTTTCGTTTCAATCCCTTTGAATTACCAGAAGGAATTAATTTAGACAGTCATTTAGGTGCATTATTAGATTTATTTTCTGTCTCGATGAGTATGTGGGGACCTTTACCAAATGTTGTCGAACAACTGATTCAAGAAGCTTATAAGCGCCAAGGGTTTACCATTTTAGGCGACAATAGTAAACTCACTCCACCTTGCTTTTCTGACTTAGTTAATTTGATTCCAGAAATTGTCCCTAAATTAGGTTACAAACCAGAAACTACTGATGAAATAACTGCTGCTATTTCAGTACGCTTGAATAAGTTTTGTCGTGGTGGTTTAGGACAAATGTTGAATACCACCGAATCATTGAATTTCGACGAACTAATGCGGCATCCAGTAATCTTAGAAATGAGCCAGATTACTAACAGCGACGATCGCGCCTTTATTATGGGTTTAATTCTCAATCGCTGCTATCAGTATTGGACAGCGAGACGACACGAAGCAACTGGAGAATTGAAACATTTGCTCTTAGTAGAAGAAGCACATAACCTCTTAGCCAACGCTTCCGAATCTACCAATCAAGAGCAAGCTAATCCCAAAGGGAAAGCGGTACGCAACTTTGCCAATATGTTAGCAGAAGTGCGCGGCTTCGGACAAGGAATCGCGATCGCCGAACAAAACCCAGAAGGACTTGTTCCTGATGTTATGGTCAACACTAACATTAAAATTGCTCATCGCATCGTCGAAGCCAAAAATCGCGAAGCCCTAGCACGTTCTATGTTACTAACTCCCCAACAAGAAAAATCTCTTGCTTCTCTAGGAGTAGGACAATTTCTTTATTATATCGGCGGTCAAGCTGAACCAAGTGTAACTATTGCACCTAATTTTAAAGACGACATTACAAATGGATTTAATCCTCGTCTTACCGATTTAGAAATTAATTCTTGTTTCCAACAATTTCAAGCTAATTATGATTCAGTTTACGCACCTTTGTTCGGTTGTCCTACTGATTATAGTTTAGTTAGTTGTATTGAAAAAGGAGCAACTTTAGTCGAAATTATCTCAGAAAATCCCGAATATAAACACCTAAAAAATAAGCTGACTTTACAACTTTTAGCCGCACCTTTCGGCGCACCGACAGCCGAACTTGTGCGTCCGATTTTAGGAAGAATTTTGGTATCTAGAGGCGCTAATCATCTAAATTCTCAAGAAATTAAAGCTATTCTTAGTAGTGCAGTTTCCTTTTTAGCTTGGCAAGCAATCCAAGAAAAAGGTAAAATACACGGATGGCTTGGTCGTCAAAAAAATCATGCTCATAAACTTTTAGTTAAAGCTATACTAAGTCCCAATTCTCAAGATTGTAAAAGTTGGATGGGAATTTGTCGGATTCCCCAACATTTATTGGAGTTGGGATTACCCCATTCAGAGTATACTAAATGTGAAGCACCAGGAGTATTTAGATATGAAAATAAAATGTTGCTGGCTGGCGATCGCAGTTCTTTTTTCGAGGATATCCAAGATGAAAACTTAACTCCCGCCCAAGCTTTGCAAAATTGGGCAGCTACTTCTGTTGTTTACCCTCACTTGGACGATAGTTTACAAAATTCCTTAATTACTTGTTTAGCGATTCAGTTAACCGAAGATGAACCAGAAGATTTACCTTATTTTTTGCCAACCAATTCCTAGATCATAAATAGTTAAAAAAATGATTGAAAAGTCACCTCAAACTAAAAATTCACCTGAAAAAACCAACAAAACACAAACTCCTCCCGAAAAGCAACCTGAAAAATCTACAGCACAAACTGCGCCTGGGGATAATTTTGGTCCAGCTAAAGAACCAAGCATAGATAAAACAAATAGGGATACTAATGAAGTAGGTAAAGAAAAGGGAGCATCTCCCACAGGAGGCAAAAAACAACAAGCATCAGAACTAAGTGGTGGACCAGCACCAGGTTCAGATCCCTTCAAAAATTTGCGCGAAAAGTATGGTCCTAAAAAGCCATCAGAACAATCTCAGTCTAAAGAACAAGAACGTGGAGAGCAAAGAAAAATTTAAAAAATGACAAATAACTCAGATTATTGGAAAAATTTGCAAGCAGACATTGCTCGCTCAAAACTAAGAATGTTTGGAGGGCGACCAAATCTAAATGAAAATAACTCAAATAGCAATGAAAAAACTAATAGCAGTAGTCCTAGTCGAGTAGGTGAAGCGCAACTACCAAAGCTAAAATCTGTTCGACCTGCTTTGAAGAAAATGTATGACGACTATGACCAACAACAAGCAGAGAGAAAACAAAAATTAGATTCAGTGGACGATCGCTATAATGTCTTAGACAATGCACTGACTAAGAAAAGAAAGCCATCACCAAATTCCGACAAACAGGAAGTTAAAACTCATCCTCAACTTAAAGGAGATTACGGACAGAATGGTAAAAGAACACCAGAACAACCTGGTACAAAAAGCGATGGCAATCCACAACTAAACGAATCAAGAAATCCAAGCAATAATTACAATAATGCTGATTCTCCTAGAATTAGAAAAACTGAAAAACCAGGAAATTTTACGCCATATTTAAGAGAAGCACAAGCTCACAAATCAGCACAACCCAAAGAAAATTATCCTCAAAAATCTGAGGGTCGCCAGAAATTAGAAGCCTTGAAAAACCAAGGTAATTCTGCTAATAATTTTGATTCACAAGCTCACAAACCAGCACAACCCAAAGAAAATTCTCAGGGAAATCGACAAAAACTAGCTGAGAATTACGGGAAACAATCTCCTAAATCTGAACCAGTGAGAAGTAGAGATAGCAGCGAAATTCGCAATCAAAGTTAAATGGGATAATTTTATTTACCATTAACT contains:
- a CDS encoding ATP-binding protein; translated protein: MINSLSKWETTTAPAVAVETTETQNIVVFWGVIIPAIPDLISLERARTGMSYETALNQLLQTQKLWIQQLHGESRFTLSLRIITTGDSEQDLICGIVGKTEGKSETETIIAARNFFNKVRDTFPNGYPLEACQNANQLALLRLPFLTGETGDIHDGLTAGVIAEFRRQITQLQTITATEIPGQVGVQIDPWIPQVGNFQELFRALVCHPTPAAVAINLRPTQLTREESAYIANQARLYANIASVSRTESSQNRVLSSSFQYQEKLIEAEAASQAWTKLQTAWRNPFEMTVSIISQSSLPQSVVAALQSAIAGTSPSPSATKAVGEIIIAQREAQKMALRQNWVDLTLHHWANTYNLDRLPWLFSPEEVHSIFRLAIADRAGVWGLPSAPGAQNARRPNKIRDIPADLNLGGLQLSKKQLTQHLLICGVPGSGKTNTSLYLLETLWRQHQVPWMVLEPAKTEYRGLKAVTSLQDDLLIFSLGDERVAPFRFNPFELPEGINLDSHLGALLDLFSVSMSMWGPLPNVVEQLIQEAYKRQGFTILGDNSKLTPPCFSDLVNLIPEIVPKLGYKPETTDEITAAISVRLNKFCRGGLGQMLNTTESLNFDELMRHPVILEMSQITNSDDRAFIMGLILNRCYQYWTARRHEATGELKHLLLVEEAHNLLANASESTNQEQANPKGKAVRNFANMLAEVRGFGQGIAIAEQNPEGLVPDVMVNTNIKIAHRIVEAKNREALARSMLLTPQQEKSLASLGVGQFLYYIGGQAEPSVTIAPNFKDDITNGFNPRLTDLEINSCFQQFQANYDSVYAPLFGCPTDYSLVSCIEKGATLVEIISENPEYKHLKNKLTLQLLAAPFGAPTAELVRPILGRILVSRGANHLNSQEIKAILSSAVSFLAWQAIQEKGKIHGWLGRQKNHAHKLLVKAILSPNSQDCKSWMGICRIPQHLLELGLPHSEYTKCEAPGVFRYENKMLLAGDRSSFFEDIQDENLTPAQALQNWAATSVVYPHLDDSLQNSLITCLAIQLTEDEPEDLPYFLPTNS